One Procambarus clarkii isolate CNS0578487 chromosome 15, FALCON_Pclarkii_2.0, whole genome shotgun sequence DNA segment encodes these proteins:
- the LOC138364952 gene encoding peptidyl-prolyl cis-trans isomerase-like, with translation MSEPVKMLVEAGRVVAVKRLVEAGRMVAVQEDQDGRRSARITLQDGQLYLHPLLRQPTPAHAHTLQESEVVGVLEPSCTLAFLDLGWAGSTRGRVTIRLTPDTPLARQFVLLCTGQRGHTYRNTKLLEMWCKGQQWERVIGGDYESNDGKGGASLLPDLQGQYRESVRAGVVWSRYGPGDPRCALFVITTKDRKDGHQWPYVFGDVVSGLDVVRAAVNHSDITEVTVVDCGVVLPL, from the exons atgagtgAGCCTGTCAAgatgctggtggaggctggccgggtggtggccgtcaagaggctggtggaggctggccggatggtggccgtccaggaagaccaagatggccgccgctctgccaggataactctacaagacggacagctgtacctccacccactcctgcgtcagcccacgcccgcccacgcccacaccctccag gagagtgaggttgtgggcgtgctggagccctcctgcaccctggcgttccttgacctcgggtgggcggggtcaacaagagggcgggtcaccatccggctgacccctgacactccgctggccagacagtttgtgttgttgtgtacgggccagcggggccacacctaccgcaacactaaactgttggaGATGTGGTGCAAGGGTCAGCAGTGGGAGCGGGTGAttggcggagactacgagagtaatgatggtaagggaggagcctcactgctgcctgacctccaggggcagtaccgggagTCAGTCCGGGCAGGAGTTGTGTGGTCCCGGTATGGGCCGGGGGATCCCAGGTGTGCCCTGTTCGTCATCACCACCAAGGACCGCAAGGATGGTCACCAGTGGCCATATGTCTTCGGTGATGTAGTtagcggcctggatgtggtgagggcagcagtcaaccacagtgacattacggaggtgactgtggtggactgtggtgttgtgctgccactctag